One genomic segment of Fibrobacter sp. includes these proteins:
- a CDS encoding C1 family peptidase, which translates to MNHGFLAPRLSFWLLCGFAFAADLPSAVDNSDNPYFFRGYDQGESGACASISRITMSLGYERNAYYRVPADSSNLLPAFFTWQVVASGHASEALLAQKVGIPDAATYGGILYSNTYGKSSANVPEDYGWMQGYTRWHNAMHNRIDSVTFVSLATPEGRDSLKGWLYNHWGDTSYAAGGVGAASFDIDSWTLDTLKIRDESWIVATSLPGATNHSVTIAGYNDSICIGENCGVWIVQNSWGLTFGNEGRFLVPYNVYAESRSPVVEVFHLRKDYAPKRTVKVRMAYGNRSKIRLSVGVSQDTSSDAPSRTEYLYHFRNDGFKGPMLGKWRDGVHTEEMEFGYDLTDISSGFDLRKPLKYFFTIQREDYEDEGTLSFLSVKDYAGDSLVQELVVVKDTVKLSDQGRYEWAFVMPGNPAAAMDYVLSGNYTFENLPPTDSKSSTQNLRDWDPSTVWKSTNLNKFPVEFSILTDEETFGLMYQGDDISDGFLRNFTISGTADGEEYQELASGMFKEDESPQYVFWKSGKYTQIKMEVDDLWPSSDNLAYIAELMLLVPPDSAPFKAVTVDGLVAGGLPDAEYPLLPIEHDSSDSADVEASDFAKSSDNRHGGQNARPAPAKVLIQNNEVLILKDGEIYRINGVRYKKSP; encoded by the coding sequence ATGAATCATGGTTTTCTTGCTCCAAGGTTGTCTTTTTGGCTGCTTTGCGGTTTCGCCTTTGCGGCGGATTTGCCTTCGGCGGTAGACAATTCCGATAATCCGTATTTTTTTCGCGGTTATGACCAAGGCGAATCGGGCGCGTGTGCGTCAATTTCCCGCATCACGATGTCGCTCGGTTACGAACGCAACGCCTATTACAGGGTTCCTGCGGATTCTTCGAACCTTTTGCCGGCGTTTTTCACATGGCAGGTCGTAGCGTCTGGGCATGCGTCTGAGGCGTTGCTTGCCCAAAAGGTTGGTATTCCCGATGCCGCTACTTACGGAGGAATCCTTTATTCGAATACCTACGGGAAATCTTCGGCCAATGTGCCCGAAGACTACGGCTGGATGCAGGGTTACACGCGTTGGCATAATGCCATGCACAACAGAATCGACAGCGTGACTTTTGTTTCGCTTGCAACACCCGAAGGCCGGGATTCGCTCAAGGGTTGGCTCTACAATCATTGGGGCGATACGAGTTATGCCGCAGGCGGAGTGGGCGCCGCCAGTTTTGATATTGATTCCTGGACGCTGGATACGCTCAAAATCAGGGATGAATCCTGGATTGTCGCAACATCGCTCCCGGGAGCAACAAACCATTCGGTGACAATCGCGGGTTACAACGACAGCATTTGCATCGGTGAAAATTGCGGCGTGTGGATTGTGCAGAACAGCTGGGGACTCACCTTCGGAAACGAAGGACGGTTCCTCGTTCCGTACAACGTCTATGCGGAGAGCCGTTCCCCTGTCGTTGAAGTTTTCCACTTGCGCAAGGATTACGCCCCCAAGCGCACCGTGAAAGTCCGCATGGCATACGGGAACCGCTCAAAGATTCGGCTTTCCGTAGGCGTTTCGCAGGATACTTCATCGGATGCTCCGTCAAGAACGGAATACCTCTACCATTTCCGAAACGACGGTTTCAAAGGCCCGATGCTCGGCAAGTGGAGAGACGGTGTGCATACTGAAGAGATGGAATTCGGTTACGACCTTACGGACATCTCGTCGGGATTCGATTTGCGGAAACCGCTCAAGTATTTCTTTACCATTCAGAGGGAAGATTACGAAGACGAAGGAACGCTTTCATTCCTGAGCGTCAAGGATTATGCCGGCGACAGCTTGGTGCAAGAACTTGTCGTAGTCAAAGATACTGTGAAACTTTCGGATCAAGGGCGTTATGAATGGGCGTTTGTCATGCCCGGGAATCCGGCTGCCGCCATGGATTACGTTCTGAGCGGCAACTACACTTTTGAAAATCTCCCCCCCACCGATTCCAAGAGTTCTACGCAAAATCTCCGGGATTGGGACCCTTCTACGGTCTGGAAATCTACAAACCTGAACAAATTCCCGGTTGAATTTTCAATATTGACCGATGAGGAAACCTTCGGGCTCATGTACCAAGGCGACGATATATCGGACGGTTTCTTGCGCAACTTCACCATTTCGGGAACTGCCGACGGCGAGGAATATCAGGAACTTGCCTCTGGAATGTTCAAGGAAGATGAATCGCCGCAGTATGTATTTTGGAAGTCGGGGAAATACACGCAAATCAAAATGGAAGTAGATGACTTGTGGCCGTCATCGGATAATTTGGCGTATATCGCAGAACTGATGTTGCTCGTGCCGCCGGATTCCGCGCCATTTAAGGCTGTCACCGTAGATGGGCTTGTCGCAGGCGGCCTCCCGGATGCGGAATATCCGCTATTGCCCATCGAACACGACAGCTCCGATTCAGCGGATGTTGAAGCCTCGGATTTTGCAAAATCTTCGGATAATCGCCATGGCGGCCAAAACGCAAGGCCGGCCCCCGCAAAGGTGCTTATCCAGAACAATGAAGTTTTGATTCTCAAGGACGGAGAAATATATCGCATAAACGGCGTTCGATACAAAAAAAGCCCATAA
- a CDS encoding BamA/TamA family outer membrane protein yields the protein MKKLLAFLFILSAFVFAEETEKNPWYVKFEGNAVFSNFQLTEQLEIPDEFGNLDTIKQDFMMGLAVENIRALYYSQGFFSLDMKLEVKNEVDEQNKRKRAYAVFLREGERYRFGGTNIIVPDSSKIEINKKQLKTNNTDRIFSQDDIAEDIQFIQQTYRKAGYLHTYVMPSELIDTTRKVIIVEINVNPGAIVTMGNIRSTTLKVAEKGRKGQEAGLSDTAWLSSLWKTPKGEIIDGNQYISFKNKLLSTQLFTQIKLTDSLRADGLSDVHLDVVERIPGEARYGLFFEEMYGFGALAYAKHKNFFGTFNEFSTTFQLAQNKQEISLGYANPLLFGTSFSFIPTAIRFEDRLSFNHEKITPPAYPDSVEERYEIINRGDLTFGITDHIRFRGTLDTRFVSKNDNNMFKLKAEIALTFDYTDDYFNPTKGIRIAPTAGAGTNLTASLDNPTMIGNPYTYGEATVNLYHPLFWTFYGAVSGSVGKFFEKALEDDARVFYQGGSRSVRGYRFRSIYASYTSTDEEGNEVINTGLTPMYFRINEELRWAFPWKGWRHWQIVQFYDWTHVMDSEKDVYKAKTSEALGLGLRYRWQFLTFRLDYAFKKDLSNWSAESFAWGRFAFDLSHTF from the coding sequence ATGAAGAAACTTCTAGCCTTCCTGTTTATCCTTTCTGCATTCGTCTTCGCCGAAGAAACGGAGAAGAACCCGTGGTATGTCAAGTTCGAAGGGAACGCCGTTTTCTCCAACTTCCAGTTGACGGAGCAGCTCGAAATTCCGGATGAATTCGGCAACCTCGATACGATCAAGCAAGACTTCATGATGGGCCTTGCCGTCGAAAACATCCGCGCGCTCTATTATTCGCAGGGTTTCTTCAGCCTCGACATGAAACTCGAAGTCAAAAACGAAGTCGACGAGCAGAACAAGCGCAAACGCGCTTACGCCGTATTCTTGCGCGAAGGCGAGCGTTACCGTTTCGGCGGGACGAACATCATCGTTCCCGACAGTTCAAAAATCGAGATAAACAAGAAACAGCTGAAGACGAACAATACGGACCGAATATTCTCGCAAGACGACATCGCCGAAGACATCCAGTTCATCCAGCAGACATACCGCAAGGCGGGCTACCTGCACACCTACGTGATGCCCAGCGAACTCATCGACACGACGCGCAAGGTCATCATCGTAGAAATCAACGTGAATCCGGGTGCAATCGTCACCATGGGCAACATAAGGAGCACCACGCTGAAGGTCGCCGAGAAGGGTCGCAAGGGTCAAGAAGCGGGTCTTTCGGATACGGCATGGCTATCGTCGCTCTGGAAAACGCCCAAGGGCGAAATCATCGACGGTAACCAGTACATTTCCTTCAAGAACAAACTGCTCTCCACACAGCTTTTCACGCAAATCAAGCTCACAGACTCCCTGAGGGCCGACGGACTTTCGGACGTCCACCTGGATGTCGTCGAACGCATTCCCGGCGAGGCACGCTACGGCCTATTCTTCGAAGAAATGTACGGGTTCGGCGCACTCGCGTATGCGAAGCACAAAAACTTCTTCGGCACGTTCAACGAATTTTCTACCACCTTCCAGCTTGCGCAGAACAAGCAAGAAATTTCTCTCGGCTACGCAAACCCACTCCTGTTCGGGACATCGTTCTCGTTCATCCCGACCGCCATCCGCTTTGAAGACCGCTTAAGTTTCAACCACGAAAAAATCACCCCGCCCGCCTACCCCGACAGCGTGGAAGAGCGTTATGAAATCATCAACCGTGGTGACCTTACCTTCGGCATTACCGACCATATCCGATTCCGCGGCACGCTCGATACGCGCTTTGTGAGCAAGAACGACAACAACATGTTCAAGCTGAAGGCGGAAATCGCCCTTACCTTCGACTACACAGACGATTACTTCAACCCGACAAAAGGTATCCGTATCGCACCCACGGCAGGTGCGGGCACCAACTTGACCGCCTCCCTCGACAATCCCACGATGATCGGTAACCCCTACACCTATGGCGAGGCCACCGTCAACCTGTACCACCCGCTTTTCTGGACATTCTACGGAGCCGTAAGCGGAAGCGTCGGAAAGTTCTTCGAAAAGGCTCTTGAAGACGACGCGCGCGTATTCTACCAGGGAGGAAGCCGTTCCGTCCGCGGGTACCGTTTCCGCAGTATCTATGCGAGCTACACGAGCACCGACGAAGAGGGGAACGAGGTCATCAACACGGGCCTTACCCCGATGTACTTCAGGATAAACGAGGAATTGCGCTGGGCTTTCCCGTGGAAGGGATGGAGGCACTGGCAGATAGTGCAGTTCTACGACTGGACGCACGTGATGGACAGCGAAAAGGATGTCTACAAAGCAAAGACTAGCGAAGCGCTGGGCCTCGGCCTAAGATACCGCTGGCAGTTCCTCACGTTCCGCCTCGATTACGCCTTCAAGAAGGATTTGAGCAACTGGAGCGCCGAAAGTTTCGCCTGGGGCCGATTCGCATTCGACCTGTCGCACACGTTCTAA
- a CDS encoding ABC transporter ATP-binding protein produces the protein MEYSNLLVKIENVSFRYPKSAADALSGVTLEIPRGSFFALLGPNGAGKTTLLRLLCGRFAKFSGQVLLAEDVRGQNGFLNPLACGILLENPGIYPKLSINEYVDYFVGFYAARIPTWNETEARERIARIAKSLELPSLDTRMGKLSLGNRQKVQLLRAMAPAPRLLILDEPVANLDPMSREAVWALLSDWRKQEGGTAIVCSHILAEMEEEASNFAIIDRGRVLKNGDVAGLAGESAAFKVETPAGVTPEQVREALKNAGIDAEVSSAQASLSKLYRETV, from the coding sequence ATGGAATATTCGAACCTGCTGGTGAAAATAGAGAATGTCTCGTTCCGTTATCCGAAATCGGCTGCGGACGCGCTTTCGGGCGTGACTCTCGAAATCCCGCGGGGGAGTTTCTTTGCGTTGCTGGGCCCGAATGGTGCGGGCAAGACGACGCTGCTTCGCCTCTTGTGCGGGCGCTTCGCGAAATTTTCGGGGCAGGTTTTACTTGCAGAAGATGTGCGCGGGCAGAATGGCTTCCTTAACCCGCTCGCCTGCGGTATACTGCTCGAGAATCCGGGAATTTACCCGAAACTTTCGATAAACGAATACGTGGATTACTTTGTCGGTTTCTATGCGGCCCGAATCCCGACGTGGAATGAGACCGAGGCTCGCGAGCGCATTGCCCGCATTGCGAAAAGCCTGGAGCTGCCGTCGCTTGATACCCGCATGGGAAAGCTTTCGCTCGGAAACCGCCAGAAGGTGCAATTGCTGCGCGCGATGGCACCCGCACCGCGCCTCTTGATTCTCGACGAGCCGGTCGCCAATCTCGACCCGATGTCGCGCGAGGCGGTATGGGCGCTGCTATCTGACTGGCGCAAGCAGGAAGGCGGCACGGCCATCGTTTGCTCGCACATCCTTGCCGAGATGGAAGAGGAAGCGTCCAATTTTGCGATTATCGACCGCGGCCGCGTGCTGAAAAACGGAGACGTCGCCGGCCTTGCGGGCGAATCTGCGGCATTCAAGGTCGAAACGCCTGCGGGCGTGACGCCCGAACAGGTGCGCGAAGCTCTGAAAAATGCGGGAATCGACGCGGAAGTCAGTTCCGCACAGGCGAGTCTCTCTAAACTCTACCGCGAAACGGTTTAG
- a CDS encoding 4Fe-4S binding protein, whose translation MIRLFNIGWHTKEDGPGNRVVLYLQGCHLRCPWCHSPHSWDMKSSPLLFLEKKCTLCGQCVKACPQGVHRIENGKHFIDRSKCTKCGKCITICPNSIANSMDGALSFPTTEIPVEELYSKIKPQLDMFKRNGGITLSGGEALLQKEDVRELLLLCKRDGISTCVESSFTLPPQAYESVKDCVDFWLAGLRDTSFGLANFRNDETIIRNIRIVAGHCQKIYARYPLIASRTTEDTHLERFASIMEATGITEVEIMRCNPNMELFYTLSGIPCKLEQASSIPTDRQFQKACDFFESRHITVKK comes from the coding sequence ATGATTCGTTTATTCAATATCGGATGGCACACAAAGGAGGACGGACCCGGAAACAGGGTCGTTTTGTACCTGCAAGGATGCCACCTGAGGTGTCCCTGGTGCCATTCCCCGCACTCCTGGGACATGAAAAGTTCCCCGCTTCTTTTTTTGGAAAAAAAATGTACACTCTGCGGCCAGTGTGTCAAGGCCTGCCCCCAGGGAGTTCACCGCATAGAGAACGGAAAGCACTTCATTGACCGTTCCAAATGTACAAAATGCGGCAAATGTATTACAATCTGTCCCAATTCCATCGCGAATTCCATGGACGGGGCACTGAGCTTCCCTACAACCGAAATTCCGGTGGAAGAACTCTATTCAAAAATCAAGCCGCAGCTCGACATGTTCAAGAGGAACGGCGGCATTACCTTGAGCGGCGGAGAAGCGCTCCTCCAAAAGGAGGATGTCCGTGAATTGCTCCTGCTATGCAAGCGGGACGGCATATCTACCTGCGTTGAATCCTCGTTCACGCTTCCGCCGCAGGCATACGAATCGGTAAAGGACTGCGTAGATTTCTGGCTTGCGGGCCTTCGCGACACGAGTTTCGGGCTAGCGAATTTCAGGAACGACGAAACCATCATCCGGAACATAAGGATTGTCGCAGGGCATTGTCAAAAGATTTACGCCCGCTACCCGCTAATCGCCTCCAGGACTACGGAGGACACCCACCTGGAACGTTTCGCCTCCATCATGGAAGCGACCGGCATAACGGAAGTAGAAATCATGCGCTGCAACCCGAACATGGAGCTGTTCTATACGCTATCGGGCATTCCATGCAAACTGGAGCAGGCTTCTAGCATTCCTACCGACAGGCAATTCCAAAAAGCCTGCGATTTTTTCGAATCAAGACATATCACAGTCAAAAAATAA
- a CDS encoding pyruvate formate lyase family protein, translated as MTEFIPSTNRVKKLLDNLKERALTNRSDEWFCEEDFKKSKEKVFEDYGFTNDKEYFKRPVIERKAIAIDIMLRSMTDPEVSKHTHTYEIEDGELIVGVMPMASNGLGKVFPNYLSEEEKRAASYTNKTELAILGHNTVNYEKLLSKGIWEIREEAREKTEQYEKEIDSFKKENPDFYKNIDRMETISIMQNSENTPMLTRHNELVSKREFYNSVKISCDAVINYMDNFAKLAEYESKRTDIKIRQNELKKIAAICNKLTIDKPTTFYEALQCVYFFHLAMHASMNLISLGRLDQSLYSFYKEDFDKAPNKQAFRAKATELFECFIIKCAGRLNLTTEFLVEQDHMDNNAALGVHPYYLDQRAGVNNFLQNIIIGGLTPDGNDAENDMTHIILNAYANVNLSTPGIYVRMGDYSSADLRESVAKCLHQTKNLPGILNDNTLVPAIREVLDKYETSDEGRKKATKFANDYCVDGCWEPILNGECDWTFQMISCLNMFQCAINQGAVLDTNDGMLRGSKVSFRSPQVHTYREFKESFKKYMQFFIDQAVFTMYDCYTMDEFVTPSPLFSAVLGQCMERGRDKSWGGTGMNIAGVILTGVPDTINIIAAFKKFVFEKQMYDIEEVKAAMVHNFKVPLEADFQRQVLWNQIKNNFDYNCAKFGDASDEIKEIGNFVLNSLVEIVDKSKEFSEKVFLNSLKDESPENVNLIRRLRQIAGYSGSCFKRKFGNDFCLRFTAGCGTFEGYPQQGLGVVATANRGLNDPLIANFSPAPGSIKNGIGNVFKTLSQLPMNKMSAGAITDLCINESGVDYTDVQSIIDAFISNNGCMMTLALGDIKVFQRMYDLSKDLLYGNETQKAIARDELPKYRDIVVRVGGWQAPFISMNLDQQANYIARFVSTPCTKEN; from the coding sequence ATGACTGAATTTATTCCCTCCACCAATCGTGTCAAAAAACTGCTTGACAACCTAAAAGAAAGGGCTTTGACCAACCGCTCCGACGAATGGTTCTGCGAAGAGGATTTCAAGAAATCGAAGGAAAAAGTTTTTGAGGACTATGGCTTCACAAACGACAAGGAATATTTCAAACGTCCCGTCATCGAACGCAAGGCCATCGCCATCGACATCATGCTCCGCAGCATGACCGACCCCGAAGTCAGCAAGCACACGCACACGTACGAAATCGAAGACGGGGAACTCATTGTCGGCGTCATGCCCATGGCATCCAACGGGCTAGGGAAAGTTTTCCCGAACTACCTGAGCGAAGAGGAAAAGCGCGCCGCCTCCTACACCAACAAGACGGAACTAGCCATCCTCGGGCACAACACCGTCAATTACGAGAAGCTCCTTTCCAAGGGTATCTGGGAAATCAGGGAAGAAGCGCGAGAAAAAACCGAACAGTATGAAAAAGAAATCGATTCATTCAAAAAAGAGAACCCCGATTTCTACAAGAATATCGACAGGATGGAAACCATTTCCATCATGCAGAATTCCGAAAACACACCGATGCTCACGAGGCACAACGAACTCGTTTCAAAGCGCGAATTTTACAATAGTGTAAAGATAAGCTGCGACGCTGTTATCAACTACATGGATAATTTCGCAAAGCTCGCTGAATACGAAAGTAAAAGAACTGACATCAAAATCAGGCAGAACGAGCTCAAGAAAATCGCCGCCATCTGCAACAAGCTCACAATTGATAAGCCGACTACGTTCTATGAAGCACTTCAGTGCGTCTACTTTTTCCACCTCGCCATGCATGCTAGCATGAACCTGATTTCCCTCGGGCGCCTGGACCAGTCCCTGTATAGCTTTTACAAAGAGGACTTCGACAAAGCCCCAAACAAGCAGGCTTTCAGAGCGAAAGCGACCGAGCTTTTCGAATGTTTCATCATCAAGTGCGCTGGCCGCCTGAACCTCACTACAGAATTTCTGGTGGAACAGGACCACATGGACAACAATGCCGCTCTCGGCGTACACCCCTACTATCTGGACCAGCGCGCGGGCGTCAACAACTTCCTGCAGAACATCATCATCGGTGGTCTCACTCCCGATGGCAATGATGCCGAGAACGACATGACCCATATCATTCTCAACGCATATGCGAACGTAAACCTTTCCACCCCGGGTATCTACGTGCGAATGGGCGACTACTCTTCGGCGGATTTGCGTGAATCCGTCGCGAAATGCCTACACCAAACCAAGAACTTGCCCGGCATATTGAACGACAACACCCTTGTCCCCGCCATCCGCGAAGTTCTAGACAAATACGAAACCAGCGACGAAGGGCGCAAAAAAGCCACAAAATTCGCCAACGACTACTGCGTCGACGGCTGCTGGGAACCCATCCTGAACGGAGAATGCGACTGGACTTTCCAGATGATCAGCTGTCTCAACATGTTCCAGTGCGCCATCAACCAGGGCGCCGTCCTGGATACAAACGACGGCATGCTCCGCGGGAGCAAGGTGAGCTTCCGTTCCCCGCAGGTCCACACCTACAGAGAATTCAAGGAAAGTTTCAAGAAGTACATGCAGTTCTTCATCGACCAGGCTGTTTTCACCATGTACGACTGTTACACCATGGATGAATTCGTCACGCCTTCCCCGCTGTTCTCCGCCGTACTCGGCCAATGCATGGAACGCGGGCGCGACAAGTCGTGGGGCGGCACCGGGATGAATATCGCGGGTGTCATCTTGACCGGCGTTCCCGATACCATCAACATCATCGCCGCATTCAAGAAGTTCGTTTTCGAAAAGCAGATGTACGACATCGAAGAAGTCAAGGCGGCCATGGTCCACAACTTCAAGGTCCCGCTGGAGGCCGATTTCCAGCGTCAGGTTCTTTGGAACCAAATCAAGAACAATTTCGACTACAACTGCGCCAAGTTCGGCGACGCTTCCGATGAAATCAAGGAAATCGGCAACTTCGTCCTGAATTCCCTGGTTGAAATCGTGGACAAGTCGAAGGAATTCTCCGAGAAGGTATTCCTGAACTCGCTCAAGGACGAATCTCCGGAAAACGTCAACCTCATCAGGCGACTGAGGCAAATTGCCGGCTACAGCGGAAGTTGCTTCAAGAGAAAGTTCGGCAACGATTTCTGCCTGAGATTCACCGCCGGTTGCGGCACCTTCGAAGGCTACCCGCAGCAGGGACTCGGGGTTGTCGCTACGGCAAACCGCGGCCTGAACGATCCGCTGATTGCAAACTTCTCTCCGGCCCCGGGCTCCATCAAGAACGGGATCGGGAACGTATTCAAGACGCTCTCCCAATTGCCCATGAACAAGATGTCGGCAGGCGCCATCACCGACCTCTGCATCAACGAAAGCGGAGTCGATTACACCGACGTCCAGTCGATTATCGACGCATTCATCAGCAATAACGGCTGCATGATGACACTCGCCCTGGGTGACATCAAAGTATTCCAGCGCATGTACGACCTCTCCAAGGACCTGCTCTACGGCAACGAGACCCAAAAGGCGATTGCCAGGGACGAACTGCCCAAATACCGCGACATTGTCGTCCGCGTAGGCGGATGGCAGGCCCCGTTCATCTCGATGAATCTCGATCAGCAGGCAAACTACATCGCGCGCTTCGTTTCCACCCCCTGCACCAAGGAGAACTAA
- a CDS encoding HAD family hydrolase produces MKKIITYIAGAIILLGIGGFAGYKLTCTPKNDTPVTPDDIAILKLPSWSDDMRDSILNYLQDITDRSSPLYVPPEDRIATFDMDGTFLLEKPFAMDVLILEYHIHKNMKDSTSLNNKLDTFLSRVDSVGYMTEDDYKTLDSLKMRAFDKLPEDNIAEIAYNFMLTDVKDSIRFRGHRYVDMFYKPMLELFSELQKNEFKVFVVSGADRTGLWGCIKALKEKYPEYNLQLDRLNLIGSDWVLDAVGNTNNDPSYIFQHRDQVARKGDTHVTSIMMQKVINIYRHIGKPPIFSGGNTDGDFSMLNMAMGDSSAKHKAILIWHDDDYREYKYSTSEDWAKKIEQYGWIKVSMKDNFKKIFLK; encoded by the coding sequence ATGAAAAAAATCATAACATACATCGCCGGAGCCATCATCCTGCTTGGAATCGGCGGATTCGCAGGGTATAAACTGACCTGCACCCCAAAAAACGATACGCCAGTCACCCCAGACGATATCGCAATTCTGAAGTTGCCGTCGTGGAGCGACGATATGCGGGACAGCATCCTGAATTATCTTCAAGACATAACAGATAGGAGTTCTCCCCTCTACGTTCCGCCCGAAGACAGAATCGCGACATTCGACATGGACGGCACATTCCTTCTGGAAAAGCCGTTTGCAATGGATGTCCTCATTCTGGAATACCATATTCACAAGAACATGAAGGACAGCACCTCGCTAAACAATAAGCTGGATACCTTTTTAAGTCGAGTCGATTCCGTCGGATACATGACAGAAGACGATTACAAGACGCTCGACTCCCTGAAAATGAGAGCCTTCGACAAGCTCCCGGAAGACAACATTGCCGAAATTGCATATAACTTCATGCTAACAGACGTCAAGGACTCAATTAGATTCCGCGGACATCGGTATGTCGACATGTTCTATAAGCCCATGCTGGAACTGTTCAGCGAACTCCAAAAGAACGAATTCAAGGTGTTCGTCGTATCGGGCGCCGACAGGACCGGTCTCTGGGGCTGCATAAAGGCCCTCAAGGAAAAATATCCCGAATACAACCTACAGCTAGACAGGCTAAACCTCATCGGCTCTGACTGGGTGCTCGATGCCGTCGGAAATACCAACAACGATCCGAGCTACATTTTCCAGCATCGTGACCAAGTTGCCCGCAAAGGAGACACGCATGTCACCAGCATCATGATGCAGAAGGTCATAAACATCTACAGGCATATCGGCAAGCCGCCCATTTTCAGCGGCGGTAACACCGACGGGGACTTTTCCATGCTCAACATGGCCATGGGCGACAGCTCCGCCAAGCACAAGGCTATTCTCATCTGGCACGATGATGATTATAGAGAATACAAGTATAGCACATCCGAAGACTGGGCTAAGAAAATTGAACAATATGGATGGATAAAGGTATCCATGAAAGACAATTTCAAGAAAATATTCCTCAAGTAG